One window from the genome of Bacillus tianshenii encodes:
- a CDS encoding sulfite exporter TauE/SafE family protein — MDIGLFIVIILLASILQTSTGFGFSILATPFLLLLFEPREAIQINLILSLFISIALISSIKKDIDYGILKRFVVGSAAGLPVGILIFIFLDMNKLKLGISLIILLLTMLLILKFRVEQSKNRDLVVGGLSGSLTSSIGMPGPPILLYFSGTNTQKEKLRGTTLGFYLFIYLMSLVIQITFVGTNKTIWISSGFALPLVLLGLYIGQRLFKRINQRLFRMFTYFILLFTGIYLFIENWQGF, encoded by the coding sequence TTGGATATTGGATTATTTATTGTCATTATATTGTTGGCATCAATATTACAGACCAGCACGGGGTTTGGCTTTTCGATTTTGGCTACGCCGTTTCTTCTTTTGCTGTTTGAGCCGAGGGAAGCGATCCAGATTAATTTAATTTTATCGTTGTTTATCTCGATTGCATTAATAAGCAGTATCAAAAAAGATATTGATTACGGTATATTAAAGCGATTTGTAGTAGGCAGTGCTGCTGGTTTGCCGGTAGGAATTTTGATTTTTATATTTTTGGATATGAACAAGCTGAAGCTGGGGATAAGCTTGATTATTCTGCTGTTAACCATGCTGTTGATCTTAAAGTTTCGTGTTGAGCAAAGTAAGAACAGAGATTTGGTCGTTGGAGGGCTCTCAGGGTCATTGACAAGCAGTATAGGCATGCCCGGTCCGCCTATCTTGCTTTACTTTTCAGGAACGAATACGCAAAAAGAAAAATTACGGGGCACTACTTTAGGCTTTTACTTATTCATCTATTTGATGAGCTTAGTTATTCAAATAACGTTTGTTGGAACGAATAAAACCATTTGGATTTCAAGCGGTTTTGCTCTACCGCTTGTATTGCTAGGACTGTATATAGGTCAACGGTTATTTAAACGGATTAATCAACGCCTATTTCGGATGTTTACATATTTTATTTTGTTATTCACAGGGATTTATTTGTTTATTGAAAATTGGCAGGGCTTCTAA
- a CDS encoding DUF378 domain-containing protein, whose amino-acid sequence MKGLNVIALVLVIVGGLNWLLVGLFQWDLVGGIFGGMGSPLARIVYILVGLAAIYSLTLLNKVK is encoded by the coding sequence ATGAAAGGCTTAAATGTTATAGCGCTGGTATTAGTTATTGTAGGTGGATTAAATTGGTTGTTGGTCGGACTGTTCCAATGGGATTTAGTAGGCGGTATCTTTGGCGGTATGGGTAGCCCGCTTGCACGAATTGTATATATACTTGTAGGCTTGGCTGCAATTTACTCGTTAACTCTTCTCAATAAAGTAAAATAA
- a CDS encoding GNAT family protein, with the protein MNTELETKRLVLRQVKLSDAQTLFSYWSDPEVTKFMNIEPFQSLAQVEEMIAYLNELAEKEQAMRYTLLLKKTNQIIGTCGFNDVNFAHNRAEIAYELGRDFWRKGYASEAIPTLLDYGFHDLDVNRMEAKVEPQNVKSIKLLYKLDFTFEGTLRQYEKVNGTFIDLNMYSKLRDE; encoded by the coding sequence TTGAATACTGAATTAGAAACAAAAAGATTAGTTTTACGGCAAGTAAAATTGAGCGATGCTCAAACCTTGTTTTCCTATTGGTCTGATCCTGAGGTTACGAAATTCATGAACATTGAACCGTTTCAAAGTCTTGCGCAAGTGGAAGAAATGATTGCTTATCTTAATGAGCTAGCTGAGAAAGAACAGGCGATGCGTTATACGTTGCTTCTTAAGAAAACCAATCAAATTATTGGAACATGCGGATTTAACGATGTTAATTTTGCACATAATCGAGCTGAGATTGCTTATGAATTAGGGAGAGACTTCTGGAGGAAAGGGTATGCTTCAGAGGCGATTCCTACTTTGCTGGATTACGGGTTTCATGATCTGGATGTGAATAGAATGGAGGCGAAGGTCGAGCCGCAAAATGTTAAGTCCATTAAACTGTTGTACAAGCTAGATTTTACATTTGAAGGCACCTTAAGACAATACGAAAAGGTGAACGGCACCTTCATTGACTTGAACATGTATTCTAAGTTGAGAGATGAATAA
- a CDS encoding LysR family transcriptional regulator, which yields MDLRELRYFVTIVEHTTFTAAAAKLHISQPSLSATIKKLEHNIGFSLLDRNSRELRLTKEGKILYHEAKKLLNHSEHVREEMIRLKKDGPLEISLGLIESAKYWLPKVLYAFKQQYPNVHMKIFDILSSSEVVKSFDNYTIHLAITNQYIDNPDIQSLPLYEEKLVVLLPSSSSLADKEALTIHDLEQEPFIVCREGFQTREDILNTFRKVGVKPNLQFEIERFETAISLVENGLGITVVPENYVKGTTKYQFHIKPIHKSHNISRTVYLTTNTNHYLPPIVLTFINLIQDYFEKMKGS from the coding sequence ATGGATTTGAGAGAGCTGAGGTACTTTGTAACGATAGTAGAGCATACGACATTTACTGCTGCAGCAGCAAAATTGCATATTTCACAGCCATCATTAAGCGCTACGATTAAAAAGCTCGAGCATAATATAGGGTTCTCACTGTTAGATCGAAATTCTAGAGAACTTCGTCTAACGAAGGAAGGGAAGATTTTATATCATGAAGCAAAGAAGCTATTAAACCATTCGGAGCATGTAAGGGAAGAAATGATTCGTTTGAAGAAGGATGGTCCTCTGGAAATTTCACTTGGGTTAATTGAATCAGCGAAATATTGGCTGCCAAAGGTACTATATGCATTCAAACAGCAATATCCAAATGTACATATGAAAATCTTTGACATTTTAAGCTCGAGTGAAGTAGTAAAGTCATTTGATAACTATACAATTCACCTTGCGATTACCAATCAATATATAGATAATCCCGATATTCAATCACTCCCACTCTATGAGGAGAAGCTTGTCGTGCTGCTGCCAAGTTCGAGCAGCTTAGCTGACAAGGAGGCTCTTACGATTCATGACCTTGAACAAGAACCTTTCATCGTCTGTAGAGAAGGTTTTCAAACTCGTGAGGATATATTAAATACATTTCGAAAAGTGGGGGTGAAACCGAATCTTCAGTTTGAGATTGAGCGGTTTGAAACGGCTATTAGTTTAGTTGAGAACGGCTTAGGTATAACTGTTGTGCCAGAAAATTATGTGAAGGGTACGACAAAATATCAGTTTCACATTAAACCGATTCATAAGTCGCATAATATATCACGTACTGTGTATTTAACGACAAACACGAATCATTATTTGCCCCCTATTGTGTTAACATTTATTAACCTCATTCAAGATTATTTCGAAAAGATGAAAGGCTCATGA
- the hutG gene encoding formimidoylglutamase: MPSTECWRGRIDSKTDLAQFRLHQIVQMTNLNEAMTKESSFCIIGFESDEGVKRNKGRVGASEAPNEIRKALAAIPVTLGSGKKLMDAGNIICENEDLESAQEELGQHLSRLYQYNKTPLILGGGHETLYGHYLGARNFIGPDASLGIINIDAHFDLRDDERPSSGTMFKQILANDPNSHYLCLGIQELANTKALFQSANEYNCKYILEEDITKNHYEATFKAIDEFSQHDYVIVTLCTDSILASAAPGVSAPSPFGLEPKVVRTLLRYIVSKRNVLSFDLSEVNPRLDLDGRTTKLAALLIAEAMNHFHK, translated from the coding sequence CTGCCAAGTACGGAATGCTGGAGAGGTAGAATCGATAGTAAAACAGATCTTGCACAATTTCGCCTACATCAAATTGTCCAAATGACGAATCTAAATGAAGCAATGACGAAGGAAAGCTCATTTTGCATCATTGGCTTTGAAAGTGATGAAGGAGTGAAACGAAATAAAGGAAGAGTCGGAGCAAGTGAAGCACCAAACGAAATTAGAAAAGCACTAGCCGCTATTCCTGTTACCTTGGGCTCAGGAAAGAAACTAATGGATGCTGGTAATATCATTTGTGAAAACGAAGACTTAGAATCAGCACAAGAAGAGCTCGGACAACACCTTTCACGATTATATCAATATAACAAAACCCCGCTTATTCTTGGCGGCGGGCATGAAACCTTATATGGCCATTATCTCGGTGCTAGGAATTTTATAGGCCCTGATGCTTCTCTCGGAATCATTAACATCGATGCCCACTTTGACCTAAGAGATGATGAAAGACCTTCCTCGGGTACGATGTTCAAACAAATTTTAGCGAATGATCCAAACAGTCACTACTTATGCCTAGGGATACAAGAGCTCGCGAATACGAAAGCATTGTTTCAGAGCGCGAATGAGTACAACTGCAAATATATTTTGGAAGAAGACATCACAAAGAATCATTATGAAGCAACATTCAAGGCTATTGATGAATTTTCTCAGCATGATTATGTCATTGTTACCTTATGTACAGATTCAATTCTTGCATCTGCTGCCCCTGGCGTCAGCGCCCCCTCTCCATTTGGACTAGAGCCAAAGGTCGTTCGAACGCTACTACGATATATAGTGTCCAAACGAAATGTATTAAGCTTTGATCTATCAGAGGTAAATCCTCGCTTAGACCTTGATGGACGAACAACGAAATTAGCTGCATTATTAATAGCAGAAGCAATGAATCATTTTCATAAATAA
- the gltS gene encoding sodium/glutamate symporter has translation MEFEINQLTTIFLAVAVFMVGKYLNSKIHFLNKFCIPAPVIGGLLFAIIATAFRGLGIVNFVLDTSLQSLFMLTFFTTVGLGASFGLVKLGGKLLVLYWLSCGFLALVQSVIGISLATLLNLDPLIGVVVGAVSMEGGHGAATAFGTTIEEMGIDSALSIGLAAATVGLIAGGLIGGPIVKHLINKYNLQPTEEDYSQEGLSINNGENTNIDSKTFMIQVFIITFCMAAGSYLGELFTQTTGFSIPSYVSAMFVAVIVRNIIDLYNKDLIQMKSITIIGDVTLGIFLSMALMSIKLWEVANLALPLLIIVLVQVLFIALFGMFVLFRLLGKDYDAAVMVGGFTGHGLGATPNAIANMDAIVHKFGPSRKAFLIVPIVGAFLIDVFAMPIIITTINMFS, from the coding sequence ATGGAATTCGAAATCAATCAGCTGACAACAATCTTTCTAGCTGTAGCTGTTTTTATGGTAGGAAAATACTTGAACTCAAAAATTCATTTCTTAAATAAATTTTGTATTCCTGCACCTGTTATCGGTGGTCTCTTATTCGCAATCATTGCAACCGCTTTCAGAGGGTTGGGCATCGTGAACTTTGTGTTAGACACCTCCCTTCAAAGCTTATTCATGCTAACCTTCTTCACGACTGTCGGATTAGGAGCTAGCTTCGGATTAGTAAAGCTTGGTGGAAAATTATTAGTTCTCTACTGGTTATCATGTGGATTCCTCGCACTTGTTCAAAGTGTTATCGGTATCTCGCTTGCCACTTTGCTTAATCTAGATCCGTTGATTGGGGTTGTTGTCGGCGCTGTTTCAATGGAAGGCGGGCATGGAGCGGCAACTGCATTTGGTACTACAATTGAAGAAATGGGGATAGATTCAGCATTATCTATAGGACTAGCTGCCGCAACTGTTGGTCTTATCGCCGGAGGTCTGATTGGAGGCCCAATTGTTAAACACCTTATAAACAAATACAACCTGCAGCCTACAGAAGAAGATTATAGTCAAGAGGGACTCTCTATTAACAATGGCGAGAATACTAACATCGATTCAAAAACATTCATGATACAAGTATTCATTATTACATTCTGTATGGCCGCCGGCTCATATCTAGGTGAGTTATTCACTCAAACTACTGGTTTCTCGATTCCAAGCTATGTGAGCGCAATGTTCGTCGCAGTCATTGTTAGAAATATCATCGATCTATATAACAAAGACCTCATTCAAATGAAGAGTATTACAATCATCGGAGATGTGACATTAGGAATCTTCTTATCTATGGCACTTATGAGCATCAAGCTATGGGAAGTTGCGAACTTAGCTCTGCCACTGCTCATCATCGTTCTTGTCCAAGTTTTATTTATTGCTCTATTCGGTATGTTCGTCCTCTTCCGCTTACTCGGCAAAGATTACGATGCTGCTGTAATGGTAGGCGGCTTTACTGGGCACGGCCTAGGCGCAACGCCTAATGCCATTGCAAACATGGATGCAATCGTTCACAAGTTCGGTCCATCCCGCAAAGCTTTCTTAATCGTTCCTATCGTTGGCGCTTTCTTAATTGACGTATTTGCAATGCCAATCATCATCACCACTATTAATATGTTCAGTTAA
- a CDS encoding DMT family transporter — MRFAGVGLVILAAICWGISGGIAEILMNKGWDPIVIAFYRGAVGFVCFFAWFLFRFKQNWSSSTRFYMWALLAGVGVAGNFTFYFLSIKSASIAVAATLMYTAPVFVLLISFLLRIERSTWFKWGSIFVVLIGIILLTGAYDIESISASFIGTATGLAAGLSYALFIFGFKNASSIGKPQTALTVAFLSFCLILFLYMNNGEAARVVTSSDIWWFILLGIIGAGISFIFYVIGLRKTAPTTASMVAMIEPVTASLFGVLVIGSHLSIIQILGMGLILVTITILSVKQSD; from the coding sequence ATGAGATTTGCAGGTGTAGGCTTAGTTATACTAGCTGCTATATGCTGGGGCATAAGTGGAGGAATTGCTGAAATATTAATGAACAAGGGCTGGGATCCTATTGTAATTGCATTTTACCGAGGGGCTGTTGGATTTGTATGTTTTTTCGCATGGTTCCTCTTTCGCTTTAAACAAAATTGGAGTAGCTCTACTCGCTTTTACATGTGGGCTCTTTTAGCGGGTGTTGGTGTTGCGGGAAACTTCACTTTTTATTTTCTAAGTATCAAATCTGCCAGCATTGCTGTGGCGGCTACTTTAATGTATACCGCACCTGTGTTCGTCCTTTTAATCTCCTTTTTATTACGAATAGAACGTTCGACTTGGTTTAAATGGGGAAGCATTTTCGTTGTACTTATTGGGATTATCTTGCTTACAGGTGCCTACGACATCGAATCGATTTCTGCGAGTTTTATAGGAACGGCAACGGGTCTTGCGGCTGGCCTTTCTTATGCCTTGTTTATCTTCGGGTTTAAAAATGCCTCTTCTATTGGAAAGCCGCAGACCGCCTTAACGGTCGCCTTTCTTTCATTTTGTCTCATCCTTTTTCTTTATATGAACAATGGGGAAGCAGCTAGGGTGGTGACGTCAAGTGACATATGGTGGTTTATTCTATTAGGGATCATTGGGGCTGGAATTTCGTTTATATTTTATGTGATTGGCCTTCGAAAGACAGCACCAACAACTGCTTCAATGGTTGCTATGATAGAGCCGGTGACAGCTTCATTATTCGGCGTTCTGGTTATTGGTAGTCATTTGTCTATCATTCAAATCCTTGGAATGGGGCTCATCCTGGTTACGATCACCATACTTAGTGTAAAGCAGTCCGACTGA
- a CDS encoding ferritin-like domain-containing protein — protein sequence MYSNQQYFVPYYNDYYRTLLDTQLLNDIQKAINAEYSAIACYEKIAKMAPTQDEKNKILEIQKDEKRHLQEFSRIYTSLTGSQPSYQIIEECPDNYRAGIEFAFKDEQEAVDFYLDISDNAQDITIKDRFRRAASDEQNHAVWFLFFLEKSEGNANP from the coding sequence ATGTATTCAAATCAACAATATTTTGTTCCATATTATAATGATTATTATCGGACGTTACTAGATACTCAACTTTTAAATGATATCCAAAAGGCAATTAATGCTGAGTATAGTGCCATTGCTTGTTACGAGAAAATAGCCAAAATGGCACCAACACAAGATGAAAAGAACAAAATACTTGAAATACAAAAAGATGAAAAACGACATCTTCAAGAATTTAGTAGGATTTATACAAGTTTAACAGGGAGTCAGCCATCATATCAAATCATTGAGGAATGTCCAGACAATTATAGAGCAGGCATTGAATTTGCCTTTAAAGATGAACAAGAGGCTGTAGATTTTTATTTAGATATCTCAGATAATGCACAGGATATTACAATCAAAGACAGATTTCGACGTGCAGCGTCAGATGAACAAAATCACGCTGTTTGGTTTTTGTTTTTTCTCGAAAAATCCGAAGGGAATGCAAACCCATAG
- a CDS encoding DUF2202 domain-containing protein yields MNKITLFGFCFFSKNPKGMQTHRQIEDYGAKGALSASSLSLPQMLTYALQDEYLAQARYNNIIGKFGNVRTFVQIREAEKRHISALLPLFERYQVQFPNDISQSFVSTPENLKAAYAAGVQGEIDNISMYERFLSLNIPNDVRIVFSQLRIASLNHLAAFERGLARN; encoded by the coding sequence ATGAACAAAATCACGCTGTTTGGTTTTTGTTTTTTCTCGAAAAATCCGAAGGGAATGCAAACCCATAGGCAAATTGAAGACTATGGTGCTAAAGGGGCTTTAAGTGCTTCTTCATTGTCCTTGCCTCAAATGTTAACTTATGCCCTTCAGGACGAATATTTAGCCCAAGCACGGTATAATAATATTATTGGAAAATTTGGTAATGTACGAACGTTTGTACAAATCAGAGAAGCAGAAAAGAGACATATAAGTGCATTATTACCACTTTTCGAACGATATCAAGTACAATTCCCTAATGATATTTCTCAATCTTTTGTTTCAACTCCAGAAAATCTAAAGGCTGCATATGCAGCGGGTGTTCAAGGGGAAATAGATAATATATCTATGTACGAAAGATTTTTATCACTGAACATCCCTAATGATGTAAGAATTGTCTTTTCGCAACTACGTATTGCCTCTTTAAATCATTTAGCAGCATTTGAAAGAGGCCTCGCTAGAAATTAA
- a CDS encoding transposase, which translates to MKKQNRYSKEFKEEIVQYYEEHPELGYLSIARIFDLPSDESVRRWVKQKQAHGDEAFKLKPRKKAATSPRKKIKKKS; encoded by the coding sequence GTGAAAAAACAAAATCGTTATTCAAAAGAGTTTAAAGAAGAAATCGTCCAGTATTATGAAGAACATCCAGAGTTGGGTTACTTAAGTATAGCTCGAATTTTTGATCTCCCATCAGATGAAAGTGTGCGTCGTTGGGTGAAGCAGAAACAGGCACATGGAGATGAAGCGTTTAAACTCAAGCCAAGAAAGAAGGCAGCTACTTCACCAAGAAAGAAAATAAAGAAAAAGTCTTAA
- a CDS encoding IS3 family transposase, translating to MGIQLTSSDHYQIIEDLSNHFPTWDLCYVSPVSRSGFYKWRQRQYQPLTKKQREDEELKTLILELHQYFHHTYGYPRLTQEINTLYHKPVNHKRVYRLQKELVFKPKFISVRKLRSMKEIVPRMS from the coding sequence GTGGGAATCCAATTAACATCAAGCGATCACTATCAAATTATCGAAGATTTGTCTAATCATTTTCCTACCTGGGATTTATGTTATGTCTCACCAGTATCCCGCAGTGGTTTCTATAAGTGGCGACAACGTCAATATCAACCTTTAACAAAAAAACAACGTGAAGATGAAGAGCTTAAAACGCTTATTCTTGAGCTTCATCAGTACTTTCATCATACGTATGGCTATCCGCGTTTAACGCAGGAGATTAACACCCTTTATCATAAGCCAGTTAACCATAAACGTGTTTATCGTCTTCAGAAAGAGCTTGTATTCAAGCCCAAATTTATAAGCGTAAGAAAGCTCAGAAGCATGAAGGAAATAGTGCCGAGAATGTCTTAA
- a CDS encoding IS3 family transposase yields MYKRKKAQKHEGNSAENVLNRDFTAEKPFEKWVTDITYLPTGLTRMYLSVILDLCTNEVISYHISNQNDNDLVIQTLNKAVGKGDVKGTLLHSDQGHQYTSRDYTAYLENEEMIKSMSRQANCWDNAPIESFFGHVKEEAGSS; encoded by the coding sequence ATTTATAAGCGTAAGAAAGCTCAGAAGCATGAAGGAAATAGTGCCGAGAATGTCTTAAATCGCGACTTTACAGCTGAAAAACCGTTTGAAAAATGGGTAACCGATATTACTTATTTACCAACAGGATTAACGCGTATGTATCTGTCTGTCATTTTGGATTTGTGTACGAATGAAGTCATCAGCTACCATATTAGTAATCAAAATGACAATGATCTTGTTATCCAAACACTGAATAAAGCCGTTGGAAAAGGTGATGTTAAAGGCACACTTCTTCATAGCGACCAGGGACATCAATATACGTCTAGGGATTATACTGCTTATTTAGAAAATGAAGAAATGATAAAGAGTATGTCTCGTCAGGCAAATTGTTGGGATAACGCACCCATTGAAAGTTTTTTTGGACATGTAAAAGAAGAAGCAGGAAGTTCGTGA
- a CDS encoding DUF2129 domain-containing protein — MNKKMKVKVNELGKVYLLEKYGRISYVDEMVNLVFITLNDENIEKVKQLPFVTRVSENRKGTLLAV; from the coding sequence ATGAATAAGAAAATGAAGGTAAAAGTTAATGAACTGGGTAAAGTTTATTTGTTAGAAAAATACGGTAGGATTTCATATGTTGATGAGATGGTTAATCTTGTCTTCATAACTTTAAATGATGAAAACATTGAAAAGGTAAAGCAATTGCCATTTGTAACGAGGGTTAGTGAAAATAGAAAAGGAACTTTATTAGCAGTTTAA
- a CDS encoding S8/S53 family peptidase has product MTKFNVRLNQEYNKGIQQILQSNNIKVKHFDAILNDFIIVETNDKDELYEFDFIKSIKETRIGRLLDLPKNQKTVHLKVKPTPELNLKPLRDKGLYGLGTKIAVIDSGYDIERVGEVECAMNFTNHPNSYDTCGHGSIVIGQILNIISKAKIYSAKVCIRDNDIDEEDVFRALDWVTTLSDVKVINLSLGMDAKCQGDCDLADKINAMEKMGYIIVAAMGNNGSYTHCPACAENAISVGALDKTGKTVACYSSQGHINSNKPDLVAQGHGVETFLGVNHDFQGTSFAAPIVTGLLGATYNMFKENKEVKQYLISSCEPLINVPRTKQGYGKIDLEKFLEEIT; this is encoded by the coding sequence ATGACTAAATTTAATGTTCGCTTGAATCAGGAATATAATAAGGGGATTCAACAAATATTACAAAGTAATAATATAAAAGTGAAACATTTTGATGCTATTTTAAATGACTTTATTATTGTGGAAACCAATGATAAAGATGAGTTATATGAATTTGATTTTATTAAATCAATAAAGGAGACAAGAATAGGAAGATTATTGGATTTACCAAAAAATCAAAAAACTGTTCATCTCAAAGTTAAACCTACGCCCGAACTCAACTTAAAACCATTAAGAGATAAAGGGCTTTATGGGTTAGGAACTAAAATAGCAGTAATTGATTCAGGATATGATATTGAACGTGTGGGTGAAGTTGAATGTGCGATGAATTTTACAAATCACCCCAATTCTTATGATACATGTGGACATGGTTCAATAGTTATAGGACAAATACTAAATATAATTTCTAAGGCAAAAATTTATTCGGCAAAGGTTTGTATTAGAGATAATGATATTGATGAGGAGGATGTATTTAGAGCACTGGATTGGGTCACAACATTATCTGATGTAAAGGTTATCAATTTATCACTTGGCATGGATGCTAAATGCCAAGGAGATTGTGACCTAGCTGACAAAATTAATGCTATGGAAAAAATGGGTTATATTATAGTTGCTGCAATGGGTAACAATGGAAGTTACACACATTGTCCAGCTTGTGCAGAGAATGCAATTTCTGTTGGTGCACTGGATAAAACGGGAAAGACAGTGGCATGTTATAGTTCACAAGGACATATTAATTCTAATAAGCCGGATTTAGTTGCGCAAGGTCATGGAGTTGAAACCTTCTTAGGTGTAAATCACGACTTTCAGGGCACATCGTTTGCAGCTCCAATTGTAACTGGACTTTTAGGTGCTACATATAATATGTTTAAAGAGAATAAAGAAGTGAAACAATACTTAATAAGCAGTTGCGAACCACTCATTAATGTACCAAGAACAAAACAAGGTTATGGAAAAATCGACCTAGAAAAATTCTTGGAGGAGATAACATGA
- the rlmH gene encoding 23S rRNA (pseudouridine(1915)-N(3))-methyltransferase RlmH — protein sequence MNITLLTVGKLKEKYLKNGINEFTKRLQPYAKVDIIELPDEKAPEQLSETEMQQVKQKEGERILNKISPDTYVIALAIEGKMLTSEQLAKQLDQLATYGKSKIAFIIGGSLGLSDEVMQRADLALSFSKMTFPHQMMRLILVEQIYRAFRINRGEPYHK from the coding sequence TTGAACATCACATTGTTAACTGTGGGTAAACTAAAAGAAAAATATCTTAAAAACGGAATTAACGAATTTACAAAGCGACTTCAGCCCTACGCTAAAGTCGACATAATCGAACTACCAGACGAAAAAGCTCCAGAGCAATTAAGCGAAACCGAAATGCAGCAAGTGAAGCAAAAAGAAGGCGAACGCATCCTAAACAAAATCTCACCAGACACATATGTCATCGCCCTTGCAATCGAAGGAAAAATGCTCACCTCAGAGCAGCTCGCCAAACAACTCGACCAGCTCGCAACCTACGGCAAAAGCAAAATTGCCTTTATTATTGGGGGATCGTTAGGATTAAGTGATGAAGTCATGCAGCGTGCAGACCTGGCGCTGTCTTTCTCGAAAATGACCTTTCCCCACCAGATGATGCGGCTGATTTTGGTGGAGCAGATTTATCGGGCATTTCGGATAAATCGGGGGGAGCCTTATCATAAATAA
- a CDS encoding CxxH/CxxC protein → MIFCCKEHVDLALDDIVDESGTAPQLEEAKFEENDDKRCAYCENEAKYMVESSE, encoded by the coding sequence ATGATTTTTTGTTGTAAAGAGCATGTTGATTTAGCACTAGATGATATCGTAGATGAGAGTGGAACAGCGCCACAGCTGGAAGAAGCCAAGTTCGAAGAGAATGATGACAAACGATGTGCGTATTGTGAAAATGAAGCAAAATACATGGTCGAATCGAGTGAATAG